The Nicotiana tabacum cultivar K326 chromosome 14, ASM71507v2, whole genome shotgun sequence genome contains a region encoding:
- the LOC107805908 gene encoding F-box/kelch-repeat protein At3g06240: protein MANSNAAAKIPEEIIYDIFTRLPAKSIGQFRCVSKQWCSLLSEPKFIKTHLTLHSHKHLVDKLIVAGHFLHTITFTHDVQGEIDVISRKLDFQQLSDHWVSVDGSCNGLVLAIRREDAKYLINPTTLKYHKIPNFDLALPVSDSCSMYGFGYDVVTDDYKVVALSYYDIDEPDIVDTFVDIYSVRKGLWKRLGSSPYDHSLTDPASGVLVNGALHWLAKISDHPCVLVAFDLSDETFLEVPVPPTDYNYSFFELVALRGRLCMFTRSIDTITICLMEDYGVNMSWTVFRLTVPSLHDSLCTPLCSMTDDDIIMEVDEKLVVYNMKEDDLWDMAVDVRSDMNTARTFIESLVCPSFGNGTED, encoded by the coding sequence ATGGCAAACAGCAATGCTGCTGCAAAAATACCTGAAGAAATCATATATGACATCTTTACCCGGCTGCCTGCTAAGTCCATAGGTCAATTTAGGTGTGTATCAAAGCAGTGGTGTTCTCTTCTCTCAgaaccaaaattcatcaaaactCACCTCACTCTCCATTCCCACAAACATTTAGTAGATAAGCTCATTGTTGCTGGTCATTTTCTTCACACTATCACCTTTACCCACGACGTCCAAGGTGAAATTGATGTCATATCAAGAAAGCTTGATTTTCAGCAGCTCTCAGACCACTGGGTAAGTGTTGATGGCTCATGTAATGGCTTGGTCTTGGCGATTCGTAGGGAAGACGCTAAATATTTGATCAACCCCACTACCTTAAAGTACCATAAAATTCCAAATTTTGATTTGGCTCTTCCTGTATCAGATAGCTGTAGCATGTATGGTTTTGGGTACGATGTTGTTACTGATGATTATAAGGTGGTTGCTCTTTCTTACTATGATATAGATGAGCCTGATATAGTTGACACTtttgtggatatttactctgtgAGAAAGGGTCTTTGGAAGAGACTTGGGAGTTCCCCTTATGATCATTCACTTACTGACCCTGCGTCTGGGGTTTTGGTAAATGGGGCTTTGCATTGGTTGGCTAAAATTTCTGATCATCCATGTGTACTTGTTGCTTTTGATTTAAGTGATGAGACATTCTTGGAGGTGCCAGTACCTCCTACTGATTACAATTACTCTTTTTTTGAACTTGTGGCTCTTAGAGGGCGTCTTTGTATGTTCACCAGAAGTATAGACACAATAACAATCTGTTTGATGGAAGACTATGGGGTTAACATGTCTTGGACCGTATTTAGGCTTACGGTACCAAGTTTACATGATTCTCTTTGTACACCATTGTGTTCAATGACCGATGATGATATTATAATGGAGGTTGACGAAAAGTTGGTTGTCTACAATATGAAAGAGGATGATTTGTGGGATATGGCGGTTGATGTTAGATCTGATATGAATACAGCTCGAACCTTCATAGAAAGTCTTGTCTGTCCTTCCTTTGGCAATGGAACCGAGGATTAA
- the LOC142168883 gene encoding uncharacterized protein LOC142168883: MSYEAEYWPVKNSHVQKIKVTEMRMLRWMCVHTRRDKIRNKDIRDKVGVVSVVDKMREVRLKWFWQVKRRSTNIPMRRCERLPVIDLRRGRGIPSKNWRKVIRQNMTDLQLTKDNNPKYESIDVED; this comes from the coding sequence ATGTCATATGAGGCAGAGTattggccagttaagaactcacacGTTCAGAAGATAAAAGTAACGGAAATGAGGATGCTTAGATGGATGTGCGTGCATACTaggagagataagattaggaacAAAGATATACGGGACAAAGTGGGAGTGGTCTCCGTGgtggacaagatgcgggaagtgaggCTGAAATGGTTCTGGCAAGTAAAGAGGAGAAGCACAAATATCCCAATGAGGAGGTGCGAGAGGTTGCCAGTGATAGATCTAAGAAGAGGTAGAGGTATACCGAGCAAAAATTGGAGAAAAGTGATTAGACAGAACATGACAGATCTTCAGCTCACCAAGGACAATAACCCTAAATATGAGAGCATAGACGTTGAAGATTAG